AATACTTCAGAGAAGACCTCAAGGATGCCGATATTCAGCGAAACAAAAATACTACCATCAAATAACCATGTCTCCAAAAGGACATTTTTAGGACTTCTGGTTGTTTTTACTGCTTAATTCTAATCCCTCCCATTAGATATTTTAAGTGCATGGCCATCATTTctttgttcaacaaatgtttttacTGCACCCCAGCCACATGCCAGAATCTGTGCTATATAAGACCATATCCGTGCACGAAACAGAGACGGTTCCTTCCATCACAGAACTCAAGCCTATCATAAGCTAAACATTAGTCaaacaatcacacacacaccaaaattgTGATTTAGAAAAACATACAGAGAACTATGACAGCATATAAAAAAGACTTCACCTATTGGAGATATGGAATGTGCATGTGTCCAGAAAGATTCCCCTAAAGAGTATTTATATAAAACAGTAAGCTCTTACAACTGCGAGGGCTATGTCCTACATTCTTCTGCACCTTTCTGTAGGGTAAGTCTTACAGAAGTCAGTCTTCTATATTTGTTAAACAATTTATCTCCATTAAAACTTGAGGCGATCCTTCTTAACTAGCCTTTTTACAATGGTGTGTATGAAGTCAGCTCTAGGGTGATTGATACTTTGGGATACTTAATAGAGACAgtttaagaagatatttttattctcataatATTAAACAACTTAAATCTTACCTAGGTTATAAAGTGGTTTCATGATCAATCTTGTCAGATTTAACGGTAGAATACTATTTAAACACCGAAGGAATGACAAACAcatattctgaaaaagaattatTCACATAAACTTATGTAATGAAAATAATGTAGAGCTATTAAAAACTTTCACTAACAGCATACACAGGTTATAAAACATTAAACgttatttaaaaagcacatatttttaCACTGTATATCCTGGAAGTTTATTTATTACCAATTCGCAAATATCTTTGCATTGCTTGGAAATGTTTAGTGAATAAATGTCATCATTGTCTTCTTCAAAGTGATCTGAAGGGCTGCTATCTAGGACGTTAAGTTCTAATTCCGACAAATTAGAAGGCAGATAAGAACTCACTTGAGATGTTCGAGGTGACTGGCTTTTTTCTGAGGACTTGCGATCAGTTCTTGACTTAAGTTTAGTAGAGATGTCTTGATCCCTCTTTATAACTTTAGAATTATGCATGCTATATTGGtctatctggttttctttttcctcagtccAATGGGATAAGGAGAAGTCACTGGTAGAGACATAAGATGCTTCCTCCAAACTTCTACCTTGAGTCTTTGAAATATGGAATCTTTTGTGTGAGAGCACTGGTGATCCAGCTGAAAAAGGTGGGCTAAGAATAGAACTCTTCTCACTGCCATTTTTCCTCATGGACGGTCTTGTTTCACTAGACTGACTCGTGTGTTGACTGTGTCTGCTGTCATGAGCTTGTAAAATTCTGCTGGTGTCTTCAGAATAGCAAGGGCTGGTGAAGTCACCTGAAGACTTTAGTTCTGAGATGCTTTTGGAGCAACTGCTTTTACTTGGACTATTTTCACTCCTATCAGCAGTAGGAATGTCATTATCAGTAACTTTGCCCTGCCTGTCATCTATTTCTTTACCTACTATGATTTGGTCAACAGCTGCATCCTGCTGGAAAACAAACAGACTTGGGGCTTTCATTTCCACTTTTCCTTCCACCGTATTTGTATGGATAAACCTTTCTGAGACAATGGAGTCTGCAGGACTCACAATTTCTTCCAATAAATCATTACTGGTTCCATTTTCACCACAATCAactgtcttttcagttgcacgtTTCAGCTGAGTTTCTTTAGTCATGCTGGGGTCATCAAAAGCAACACTAACTTGCTTTGAGGTACCACTATTTTCAGCAAAAGATGCATCTGATTCTAAATACTTATCTTTAGGCAGTTGATGTGGCTTCTGATGTTGCTCTGCAAAATTTACTACCTTAACTTTGGATGATGAAATTCTGAGTTTTGCACCTAATATCTGTGCTTGCATTTTTCTATACTGTTCTCTCTTTTCATGTACTACCAACATATCAGGATTTGTTTGCTTTAAACGCAATCTTAGTGTATTTGTTAAGCCATAAAGTAGCTTCCCCCTTGGaactcttttttggggggtaccACCTTTCTTTTCAAAACACTTAGCTTTCTTAAGATTTTCACTTTCGTTCTTTTTATACAGAAGACTCCCTGACTTTTCATTTTCCCCCACAGAAAGCTTATCCTTAGATTCAGATTTACATGTGGATTTAGCAGAAGATTCTGGTGACTTCTTATCTTCAGTTCTATATAACCAGGCTAAGTGAGGATGTATATGAGTAGGGCTTGCCACGGGTTGGTTGTATAACAGGGACAATTCAACCAACAAAGCATTTAATAAAGGCAGCTGCCTTATAGtattaattctattttgttcAGTTTGAGAATGATCTGTAGTTTGATTACTTGCTCCTATATCCTGAACGTGTGAAGGATTTATAAGCACTGGAGGCCTCTCATGTGCTGCAGAATTTGTATGTTCTAGAGGGTTAGTACGTGCTGGGGGATTTACAAGTTTTCCTGCCAGAAAAGTATCATCCAGTTCCTCAGCTGCATTCAGTTGGGGCTCAATGGTGATTTTACCCTGTTTAGGAGGTGCCTTTTTGTGGGTCAGATGCGTGTAATACAGAGGAGGAGGGCAAATTATGTTGGTTTCAACATCCAACTCTGTGACTTCCTGATTTGGGGGGCTAACACTTTTCTTGCTGCTACCGCTTGAACAAATAACATAGCTAGTTTTGCCATTCTCCACGGAACCCGTGTTATCAGAGTTGGTCTTGCTGTGGAAAACTTTTTCCTTCAAATCCTTCTGTGCCCCTGAGATTTTTACATCCACCAGAGGCTTATCAGCATCTCTTGGGCTTGGCTCTGAGTTTGGCAGCTGTAGCTGCTGTCTCCCCGGCAAGGTTTGGGAACTGACCTCTACTGCTTTCTGCACCTCTGCACCCGCCACTCCACCTCCTGTGGAAGTGACTGGCCGCTCCAGATGGCCCAGCAGGCTGCTTCCCAGATCGGTCAGGCGGTAGCCCAAGGCAATGTCCCCAGTCCGCTTCCCCTCCCGGTCATGCAGAGGGAAACTCCCTCGATGACCCTGGGAGCAGCCGGAGGCGGCGggccccaggaccttgtgcaccgCGGCTGCCAGCGAGATGCTGCAGGCTCCTAGGAGCTGCGGGGCGGCAGTCGGGCGCCCGGGGGGCAGCTGCAGCAGCAAGGCGTAAAGCGGCGTCCGAAGCAGCAGGCGGTGCAAGGTGGCGCCGTGCAGGCGGAACAGACAGGACTTGCCGCGACCGAAGCTGACCAGGCCGGGCCGAGGttccggggcgggggcggcggggccgCCGGGAGGGTAAACCAGCAGCGTGGGGAAGTCCAGCAGGCGGAAGGCCACGGCGGGGCACAGGCCACGCGAGGGCCGCGGCGGcgatgcctcctcctcctcctcctccgcctgcTCCTGCTCTTCCACCGCGACCGCGGGCGGCGGCAGCAGCCCGGCTTCAAGGCGTACCCAGTCCACAAGCAGCTCCAGCGAGAACAGCCGCTCGGACAAGGGGGCCGCCATTGCTGCCGCCGCCAGCGACCTGCCCGGGTCTCGGCGAACGGGAAGCCGGAGCCCTCGGTTCTCGCGAGAAACAGGGAGACGCCGgagcctttcctcctctctcGCGAGACTTGAGGAGGCGCCGGGCTGTGGCTGCTCTGTGAATTTTGGCTGTTCAGTgcgtttttgtttttggttttttgctttccTGACTTAAATTAACACAGTGCTTATGATAAGACCGAGGCTatgaatgccaaaaaaaaaaaaagttcatattaTGGGTTTTGTCACGTTTTATCTCTGCAGGTCCCATGCAATTTTGGAGTCAGGTCAGATCTATGAGAGGAATATTGAAAGTAAACCAGGACTCCCTTTCCAAACCCCAGGCTAAAGAAAGCGGGTAACTGCCCACAGTCAGCCTTCCCTGCTGCTGGGCTGCCCCAAAGATGATAACGCTGCTCGGAAGCAGTTGGAGCGTCCGAGTAAATTGTGGTACTGAGACACACACAGCCAGTGCGGCTGCATTTCCAGCTGAGCAGTCACCACATGTGAGAGTAACGTTAATGACTCCAATTCAACAAAACTAGTACGTGTTTACTAGTATCTACGTAaacacgggggtgggggaggccctGCAGTCCTACTCCAGGAGTTTCAAGGAGACACACTTCTCGATAAGCCAGCCAGCTAGGATGAAGCTAAGGATAATACGTGGAGAAGCCCGGAATGGCCATAgcaaggagtttggactttattttgTATAAGTTATTTTGAGTCCATAAGTGTGATTCTGTCAATGTTTGGAAACTAGCAGGACAAATACAAAGGGTAGATTCTACCAATTCAGAGCAATCCTTTTGGGAGACTGTTGCTGTGGTCTAAGTGAGAGAATTGTGGCCTGGCTGTGATCAGGGCCAGTGGAAGAAGGAGTGACAGATACAAGAGTCTTTTGTGATCGCAGGATTTAGAATTTGGTGATCGTGAAAGAGCAGTTATGGGTGAAAATTTTCTGCTACGGAGGGAGAAAACAATTGAGGAGACACAGgtttgacttttaaaagttactttgtgttttgGGGATATATAGACTTTGAGATGCCTATCAGACATGTGAATATGTTCACCTTTAGGCAGCTTTATAATTTGTAGTTAAATTATATGGCTTTGAAGCTCAAAAGAACGTTGTAAAGCTCAAGAATTCTGGATTGGAGGGACTTGGTGCTTTAGTGTGAAGTTGTGAGGGAGGTTTCATTGTAGTAAAAAAATAGGCGAGGtgggagagtgtagctcaagtggtagagcgcatgcctagcatgcacagttcctgggttcaatccctaggacctctaaaaaaaatagtcaataaataaacctaattcctccccccccccaaaaaaattttaaaaacattaaaaaaaaataggtgataCTGCTCATGGCCTTGAGATTTCTACCTACTTGCAGAGGAAGCATATATCAAGTGGCATGCTTAATAGATGGATGACATAGAGCAATAAAAAATGACATGTTCACAGTGAAAAGCAATGAGGTATTGAGTCCACATGTGCCAGAGAAACACAGTAGATAAAATTCCTTGTAGAAAACATCCTGCAGTAAGTCTTTTGAGGAAGGTTAATAATGTAAGgggtagggtacagctcagtagtggagtgcatgcttagcatgcaggaggtcctggattcaatccccagtacctcagcttaaaaatgaagaaagaaagaaacttaatccccccccccaaaacaaacaaaacaaaagccaaaatctaaataaataaataaataaaattttaaaaaataatgtggaaTGTTAGCACTTGCACATCTGTTGTATACGGACAGGAAAATCAATGTGTCTCTTCCATTAAGACATGCCTTCTATAATGTGTAAAGTTTCTACAGGGATAATAAATTCTCTGCCCAGACGCTCTACATCCCCAGTGTTACAATTATAtgcataatattttatcattgaaaGTAAGTAATGTTAAATGTAACAAGTGAAACTTTAGCTGTGATaactaaaaatgaacttatttacataacagaaactgactcacagacatagaaaacaaactatggttgtgggccggggagtggggaggaggtaggaagggataaattaggagttcaagatttgtagatactaactgctatgtataaaatagataaacagcagatttctactgtatagcacagggaactatattcagtatcttattgtaacctataatgaaaaaggatatgaaggggaatttatgtatatatgtatctgtgtgtgactgaaacgtgatgctgtacaccagaacttgaggcaacgttgtaaactgactacacttcaactaaaagaaaaaaaaagtggggaaaaaaagacaaagagaaaatataagtgaaaattatacatttaacatgtcaattttccattttctcaaaatatgttattaaacCAGTTAGTAATATTGATGAATGATGTATTagaacttaagaaataaaacattacaatacaaaaaaacaaaaaaaaagatagtttatCTGAAATAAGCCTCTTCTTTCCATCTGTAAAAGTTGCTATGCTCTGTATTCTACCTTTCACGCAGGAGCCAGTTGTTTTTGGCACAAGTAAAGGCAGGGCCAGGCCTATGAGTTGATGCACATTAACACTTTGAGATAGAAATCGTCCATGCGGTGTTAACGAGTTTGAATTGTACTGTGAGGGCAGCGGGAGGCTTTTGTGGGGTGGCCTGAATTAGGATATTGGCAGTAAGCGTGGAGAGGAATGAATGgaattgagaaatatttaggagacTCATAGGACTGGTTGATTGATTGGACTGGTGAGGAGTGAAAGAATGGAAGATGAAGCCCAGGTTCCCACTCTAGGCAGTTAGGTAGATGGGCTAAATAAAAAGAAGCAGGGTTTTTGGAATTGTTGTTCatcagggaggtgagggaggccaGAAGGGAGAACTCTGAGTTTCATTCTGGTGTGTTGAGTTTGAAGAATGTGACGTACATTCAGGTAGAAAGGTCTAAGTCAGATGTGTGAATCTGAAACTTAGATGAGAGATCTGGGCCAGAAATACAGGTGTAGGAGACATCAAGATGGAGACAGTAacctaattttctcatttaagaCCTAAAGAAGTATAGTGATGAGACAGTATTTGGATGCCACTGCACATCTGGTCAAAATCCAGCACACCGACAGCaacaaatgttagtgaggatTTAGAGCAAAAGGAACCCttatgcattgctggtgggagtgtaaaatggtacagccactttgaaagacagtttgtcAATaccttaaaaatctaaacatactcttaccaaaAGATCAAGCTCTCATGCTCctttacccaaaggaattgaaaacttgCATTCACACAAAAGCCTATACACAGATACTTAAAgcagatttatttataattgccaaaatggCAACCAatcaatcaagatgtccttcagcataTTAATGGATGAACAAATAgcggtacatccagacaatggaacgTTACTCAgtattaaaaaggaatgagccaCTAGATcatgagaagacatggaggaaccttaaatacatattactaagtgaaagaagccaatcagaaAAGGCTACATAGCGAATGATACCAACTATATGACATCTGGAAAATGCAAGCTATAgaaatggtaaaaagaaaatcagtggcTGCTAAGGAGtctaggggagagggaggagtgaaATGATGACccacagaggattttcagggcagtgaaataCTCTGTGTGACACTATAGTGAAGGATACATGCCGTTATGCATTTGCCCAAAttgtagaatgtacaacacccagagtgaaccctgatgtaaaccATGGAcctgggtg
This genomic interval from Camelus ferus isolate YT-003-E chromosome 11, BCGSAC_Cfer_1.0, whole genome shotgun sequence contains the following:
- the MAP10 gene encoding microtubule-associated protein 10, producing MAAPLSERLFSLELLVDWVRLEAGLLPPPAVAVEEQEQAEEEEEEASPPRPSRGLCPAVAFRLLDFPTLLVYPPGGPAAPAPEPRPGLVSFGRGKSCLFRLHGATLHRLLLRTPLYALLLQLPPGRPTAAPQLLGACSISLAAAVHKVLGPAASGCSQGHRGSFPLHDREGKRTGDIALGYRLTDLGSSLLGHLERPVTSTGGGVAGAEVQKAVEVSSQTLPGRQQLQLPNSEPSPRDADKPLVDVKISGAQKDLKEKVFHSKTNSDNTGSVENGKTSYVICSSGSSKKSVSPPNQEVTELDVETNIICPPPLYYTHLTHKKAPPKQGKITIEPQLNAAEELDDTFLAGKLVNPPARTNPLEHTNSAAHERPPVLINPSHVQDIGASNQTTDHSQTEQNRINTIRQLPLLNALLVELSLLYNQPVASPTHIHPHLAWLYRTEDKKSPESSAKSTCKSESKDKLSVGENEKSGSLLYKKNESENLKKAKCFEKKGGTPQKRVPRGKLLYGLTNTLRLRLKQTNPDMLVVHEKREQYRKMQAQILGAKLRISSSKVKVVNFAEQHQKPHQLPKDKYLESDASFAENSGTSKQVSVAFDDPSMTKETQLKRATEKTVDCGENGTSNDLLEEIVSPADSIVSERFIHTNTVEGKVEMKAPSLFVFQQDAAVDQIIVGKEIDDRQGKVTDNDIPTADRSENSPSKSSCSKSISELKSSGDFTSPCYSEDTSRILQAHDSRHSQHTSQSSETRPSMRKNGSEKSSILSPPFSAGSPVLSHKRFHISKTQGRSLEEASYVSTSDFSLSHWTEEKENQIDQYSMHNSKVIKRDQDISTKLKSRTDRKSSEKSQSPRTSQVSSYLPSNLSELELNVLDSSPSDHFEEDNDDIYSLNISKQCKDICELVINKLPGYTV